A stretch of Arachis hypogaea cultivar Tifrunner chromosome 15, arahy.Tifrunner.gnm2.J5K5, whole genome shotgun sequence DNA encodes these proteins:
- the LOC112747762 gene encoding uncharacterized protein, translating to MSAISVSTVSQEDFNTPRAPSPPSPIPDAYLLLQSDDHPGFVLVSQPLQEDNYASWCRSMRLALSEKRKICFIDGSLPKPDPVLDLALAESWQCTNDIVTTWLLNATSKDIATSVIYAGSAVLLWQDLETRFSQSNARRIF from the coding sequence ATGTCTGCGATTTCTGTATCCACAGTTTCTCAGGAAGATTTCAATACTCCTCGAGCTCCGTCTCCGCCCTCGCCGATTCCTGATGCGTATCTTCTGCTCCAATCCGACGATCACCCAGGGTTCGTGCTTGTTTCACAACCCTTACAAGAAGACAACTACGCTTCTTGGTGCAGATCGATGAGGCTTGCGTTGAGTGAAAAACGCAAAATCTGCTTCATCGATGGCTCCCTCCCGAAGCCAGATCCAGTTCTTGACCTTGCGCTCGCTGAATCGTGGCAGTGCACGAACGACATCGTCACTACGTGGTTGCTGAATGCAACCTCCAAGGATATTGCGACAAGCGTCATCTATGCTGGATCCGCGGTTTTACTCTGGCAAGATTTGGAGACTCGCTTCTCTCAGAGCAATGCACGTCGCATTTTTTAG